One genomic region from Reichenbachiella ulvae encodes:
- a CDS encoding aspartate ammonia-lyase: MMTEDVKAKASNGKATPYRKEEDFLGEIKIPNQAYYGVQTRRAMDNFQVTGIPISHEPFMIEALGYVKKAAARANVKKGVLDPELGQKIEEACDLIISGRLNDHFCTDLIQGGAGTSINMNANEVIANVVLENMGYDKGNYDICHPNNHVNCSQSTNDVYPTAFRIALLLRIDAYIKELKLLANAMAAKAREFRHVLKMGRTQLQDAVPMSLGDEFKGWSITILEEVDRLSDSKKLIQEINMGATAIGTKVNAPEGYPELVTRYLTEITGLPLKISEDLIEATSDTGAYVQLSGVMKRSAVKISKICNDLRLLSSGPRTGLNEINLPRLQPGSSIMPGKVNPVIPEMVNQTAYYVIGADVTVTMASEAGQLQLNVMEPVIAFSLFTSIQWMTNACSALRSKCIDGITANEDHCREMVMNSIGIVTLLNPLLGYKVCSSIAKEALETGKSIYDLTVKEKKLVNQSQWDQLFSPDNLMNPQYVQKA; encoded by the coding sequence ATGATGACTGAAGACGTGAAAGCGAAGGCTTCCAACGGGAAAGCTACACCCTACCGTAAGGAAGAGGATTTTCTTGGAGAAATAAAAATCCCAAACCAGGCTTACTACGGGGTACAAACCCGACGTGCCATGGACAACTTCCAAGTGACAGGAATACCTATCTCCCACGAACCATTTATGATAGAGGCACTCGGCTATGTAAAGAAAGCTGCGGCTCGCGCTAATGTCAAAAAGGGCGTACTGGATCCAGAGCTGGGACAAAAAATAGAGGAAGCTTGTGACCTGATCATATCAGGAAGACTAAATGATCATTTTTGTACTGATCTGATTCAAGGGGGCGCTGGCACATCGATCAACATGAATGCCAATGAAGTAATAGCCAATGTAGTATTGGAAAACATGGGGTATGACAAAGGCAACTACGATATCTGTCATCCCAATAACCATGTCAATTGTTCGCAGTCTACCAACGATGTATATCCTACAGCTTTTCGGATTGCACTGCTGCTGCGAATAGATGCCTATATAAAGGAACTGAAATTATTGGCTAATGCAATGGCAGCTAAAGCAAGGGAATTTCGACATGTCCTAAAAATGGGCCGAACTCAACTCCAGGATGCGGTACCGATGAGCTTGGGTGATGAATTCAAAGGATGGTCTATCACCATACTAGAAGAAGTAGATCGATTAAGCGACAGCAAAAAATTGATTCAAGAAATCAACATGGGAGCTACTGCTATTGGTACTAAAGTCAACGCACCGGAGGGTTATCCAGAATTAGTTACTCGTTACCTCACTGAAATCACCGGTTTGCCTTTAAAGATATCCGAGGATCTGATAGAAGCCACCTCAGACACAGGTGCATATGTTCAGCTTTCTGGTGTAATGAAAAGAAGCGCCGTAAAGATCTCCAAAATCTGTAATGACCTCCGCCTATTATCCTCAGGTCCCCGCACAGGTTTAAACGAAATCAATTTACCCCGACTACAGCCAGGTTCATCGATCATGCCCGGAAAAGTCAACCCAGTCATTCCAGAGATGGTCAACCAAACCGCCTACTATGTAATAGGGGCGGATGTAACCGTAACAATGGCTTCAGAGGCAGGGCAATTACAACTCAACGTCATGGAACCTGTTATTGCCTTTAGCTTATTTACCTCCATACAATGGATGACCAATGCTTGTTCAGCCTTACGGAGCAAATGTATCGATGGCATCACTGCCAACGAAGATCACTGCAGAGAAATGGTAATGAACAGCATCGGTATTGTGACCTTGCTCAATCCATTGTTGGGATATAAGGTATGCTCTTCTATAGCCAAAGAAGCATTGGAAACAGGAAAAAGCATTTACGATTTGACTGTCAAAGAAAAAAAGCTAGTAAACCAATCACAATGGGACCAACTTTTTTCACCTGACAATCTGATGAACCCACAATACGTTCAAAAGGCCTAA
- a CDS encoding Lrp/AsnC family transcriptional regulator, with amino-acid sequence MHTKIKFDELDLKILGYLEEDGRMAFSHIANELGVSNTMIHQRVSAMQQNGILEKIAPIINERKIGYEWSAFTGLTLKDDSQSKDIIAELEKIPEVVECYYITGNYTLFLRVMAKSNEHMREVIYEKLDSIKGILKTESFIDFGCAFRRNIPLSN; translated from the coding sequence ATGCACACAAAAATTAAATTCGACGAGTTAGACCTGAAGATACTTGGTTACCTGGAAGAAGACGGGAGAATGGCTTTTTCACACATTGCCAATGAACTTGGGGTTTCCAATACCATGATTCATCAGCGTGTATCTGCTATGCAACAGAATGGTATTTTGGAAAAAATCGCACCCATTATCAACGAAAGAAAAATCGGGTATGAATGGAGTGCTTTTACCGGGTTGACCTTAAAGGACGATTCTCAAAGCAAGGATATCATCGCTGAATTGGAAAAAATTCCTGAAGTGGTTGAATGCTATTACATCACAGGCAACTACACGCTGTTCTTACGCGTGATGGCCAAAAGTAATGAGCATATGAGAGAAGTCATTTACGAAAAGCTGGATAGCATCAAGGGGATTTTAAAAACAGAATCATTCATAGATTTTGGCTGTGCATTTCGCCGAAACATTCCGCTATCCAACTAA
- the rocD gene encoding ornithine--oxo-acid transaminase, with protein MEIENANTDEMIAEELKYSAHNYHPMPVVLKSGEGVFVEDVEGKRYYDFLSAYSAVNQGHCHPRIVSALKEQSERLTLTSRAFHNDQFGIYARYITELFGYEKMLPMNTGAEAVETALKICRKWAYEKKGIEEGQAIILFASENFHGRTLAVISASSDPDSRGGFGPYLPGIQQVRYNDLSDLKRALENKNVAGFIVEPIQGEAGVVVPDDHYLSEAFALCQQNQVLMIADEIQTGIARTGKMLCVDHSGIKPDMVLLGKALSGGTVPVSAVLSSSEIMEVIRPGQHGSTYGGSPLGSAVAMAALQVVVDEGLEENASKMGEMFRERIAVLMDKCDLIQCVRGKGLLNAIVINSSEDSDLAMRICLQLKENGLLAKPTHGNKIRLAPPLVITEEQMDHALTIIERTFLKFNS; from the coding sequence ATGGAGATCGAAAATGCCAACACTGATGAAATGATCGCAGAAGAATTGAAATATAGCGCGCATAATTATCACCCTATGCCCGTGGTGCTGAAAAGCGGAGAGGGCGTGTTTGTAGAAGACGTAGAAGGCAAGAGGTATTATGATTTCTTGTCAGCTTATTCAGCAGTCAATCAAGGTCATTGTCATCCAAGAATTGTATCAGCTCTCAAGGAGCAAAGCGAAAGGTTAACCTTAACTTCAAGAGCATTTCACAATGATCAATTCGGTATTTATGCCAGATATATAACGGAGCTTTTTGGTTATGAAAAGATGCTTCCTATGAATACCGGTGCTGAAGCAGTGGAAACTGCCCTTAAGATTTGTCGAAAGTGGGCCTATGAAAAAAAAGGAATTGAAGAGGGGCAAGCGATTATTTTGTTTGCATCAGAGAACTTCCATGGAAGAACATTAGCGGTGATTTCGGCTTCTTCAGACCCAGATAGCCGTGGAGGTTTTGGACCATATCTTCCTGGGATACAACAGGTGAGGTACAACGATTTGAGCGACCTGAAAAGAGCTCTTGAAAATAAAAATGTAGCCGGATTTATCGTTGAGCCCATTCAGGGTGAAGCCGGGGTGGTGGTACCAGATGATCATTATTTGTCCGAAGCATTTGCACTATGTCAGCAGAATCAAGTGTTGATGATAGCCGACGAGATTCAAACGGGTATTGCACGGACTGGAAAGATGCTCTGTGTAGATCATAGTGGAATAAAACCCGATATGGTGCTGCTCGGTAAGGCACTCTCAGGAGGAACTGTACCAGTATCTGCGGTACTCTCTAGCTCTGAAATAATGGAAGTGATTCGGCCAGGTCAGCATGGATCCACTTATGGGGGTAGTCCATTGGGTTCTGCTGTAGCCATGGCAGCCTTGCAAGTAGTGGTGGACGAGGGGCTAGAAGAAAATGCCAGCAAAATGGGTGAGATGTTTCGAGAAAGAATAGCTGTTTTGATGGACAAATGTGACCTCATCCAATGTGTCAGAGGAAAGGGATTACTGAATGCTATTGTGATCAATTCCAGTGAAGATTCTGATTTGGCTATGCGCATTTGTCTGCAGTTGAAGGAAAATGGTTTGCTGGCTAAGCCTACGCATGGAAATAAAATCCGATTAGCGCCACCTTTGGTGATCACCGAAGAACAAATGGATCATGCCTTGACTATTATTGAAAGAACTTTTTTGAAATTCAATTCTTAA